One region of Quercus lobata isolate SW786 chromosome 2, ValleyOak3.0 Primary Assembly, whole genome shotgun sequence genomic DNA includes:
- the LOC115975716 gene encoding macrophage migration inhibitory factor homolog — MPSLNLFTNVPVDAVIASDILKDATKAVSKIVGKPESYVMILINGGVPIEFAGTEEPAAYGELVSTGGLGPSVNAKLSSTIADILQTKLSIHSSRFYIKFYDVQRSFFGFNGSTF; from the exons atgccAAGCTTGAATCTATTCACGAATGTGCCAGTGGATGCAGTAATCGCCTCTGATATTCTCAAGGACGCCACCAAAGCTGTCTCCAAAATCGTTGGCAAACCCGAGTCT tatGTGATGATTTTGATTAATGGTGGAGTGCCTATTGAATTTGCGGGCACGGAAGAGCCAGCTGCATATGGAGAATTGGTCTCCACTGGGGGACTTGGACCAAGCGTTAATGCAAAATTGAGTTCAACAATTGCAGACATTCTTCAAACTAAGCTATCTATACACAGCTCCCgcttttatattaaattttatgatGTTCAG CGATCTTTCTTTGGGTTCAATGGCTCAACATTTTGA